A window of the Gossypium hirsutum isolate 1008001.06 chromosome A05, Gossypium_hirsutum_v2.1, whole genome shotgun sequence genome harbors these coding sequences:
- the LOC107957530 gene encoding uncharacterized protein isoform X3, with translation MEAEEMKGTVVEEKDQVRVKRKTLQAVLEECQRALELLSNCEDGTDDDDEDGEGKHEVNHQGELNGVDLSRDQEADELCDLLKSRVQCPDFLEKLECAQVPVPENIAEDGSSWDMVNPNDLWGDENGDLDQEDYVLVRQDDIVEGIACFMAAYLLSLKQTKDLSPNQLQQALSKTFSVKKKKGKLRKAWDGSKVIYNVASWGATAIGIYQNPLLMRAASKAFWTSCEVW, from the exons ATGGAAGCGGAGGAGATGAAGGGAACGGTTGTGGAAGAGAAAGATCAGGTTCGTGTCAAGAGGAAGACATTGCAAGCTGTGCTGGAAGAGTGCCAGAGAGCTCTCGAATTGCTTAGTAACTGCGAAGATGGAACCGACGATGACGATGAAGACGGCGAAGGTAAACATGAAGTGAACCATCAAGGAGAACTCAACGGCGTCGATCTTAGCAGAGATCAAGAAGCCGATGAG TTGTGTGATCTTCTCAAATCTAGAGTTCAATGCCCCGACTTTCTTGAAAAGCTAGAGTGTGCTCAGGTACCAGTTCCAGAAAACATTGCCG AAGATGGTAGTTCTTGGGACATGGTCAACCCAAATGATCTTTGGGGAGATGAAAATGGTGATTTGGATCAAGAAGATTATGTTCTCGTCAGGCAGGATGATATAGTAGAAGGAATTGCATGTTTTATGGCTGCGTATTTGCTGTCCCTTAAACAGACCAAG GACTTGAGCCCCAATCAACTTCAGCAAG CACTGAGCAAGACCTTCtctgtgaaaaagaaaaagggaaagctTCGAAAAGCTTGGGATGGAAGCAAAGTCATTTATAATGTGGCATCTTGGGGGGCAACTGCAATTGG GATATACCAAAACCCCTTACTTATGAGAGCCGCCTCGAAAGCCTTCTGGACTTCTTGCGAG GTTTGGTGA
- the LOC107957530 gene encoding uncharacterized protein isoform X4, translating to MEAEEMKGTVVEEKDQVRVKRKTLQAVLEECQRALELLSNCEDGTDDDDEDGEGKHEVNHQGELNGVDLSRDQEADELCDLLKSRVQCPDFLEKLECAQVPVPENIADGSSWDMVNPNDLWGDENGDLDQEDYVLVRQDDIVEGIACFMAAYLLSLKQTKDLSPNQLQQALSKTFSVKKKKGKLRKAWDGSKVIYNVASWGATAIGIYQNPLLMRAASKAFWTSCEVW from the exons ATGGAAGCGGAGGAGATGAAGGGAACGGTTGTGGAAGAGAAAGATCAGGTTCGTGTCAAGAGGAAGACATTGCAAGCTGTGCTGGAAGAGTGCCAGAGAGCTCTCGAATTGCTTAGTAACTGCGAAGATGGAACCGACGATGACGATGAAGACGGCGAAGGTAAACATGAAGTGAACCATCAAGGAGAACTCAACGGCGTCGATCTTAGCAGAGATCAAGAAGCCGATGAG TTGTGTGATCTTCTCAAATCTAGAGTTCAATGCCCCGACTTTCTTGAAAAGCTAGAGTGTGCTCAGGTACCAGTTCCAGAAAACATTGCCG ATGGTAGTTCTTGGGACATGGTCAACCCAAATGATCTTTGGGGAGATGAAAATGGTGATTTGGATCAAGAAGATTATGTTCTCGTCAGGCAGGATGATATAGTAGAAGGAATTGCATGTTTTATGGCTGCGTATTTGCTGTCCCTTAAACAGACCAAG GACTTGAGCCCCAATCAACTTCAGCAAG CACTGAGCAAGACCTTCtctgtgaaaaagaaaaagggaaagctTCGAAAAGCTTGGGATGGAAGCAAAGTCATTTATAATGTGGCATCTTGGGGGGCAACTGCAATTGG GATATACCAAAACCCCTTACTTATGAGAGCCGCCTCGAAAGCCTTCTGGACTTCTTGCGAG GTTTGGTGA
- the LOC107957530 gene encoding uncharacterized protein isoform X1, translated as MEAEEMKGTVVEEKDQVRVKRKTLQAVLEECQRALELLSNCEDGTDDDDEDGEGKHEVNHQGELNGVDLSRDQEADELCDLLKSRVQCPDFLEKLECAQVPVPENIAEDGSSWDMVNPNDLWGDENGDLDQEDYVLVRQDDIVEGIACFMAAYLLSLKQTKDLSPNQLQQALSKTFSVKKKKGKLRKAWDGSKVIYNVASWGATAIGIYQNPLLMRAASKAFWTSCEVISKLL; from the exons ATGGAAGCGGAGGAGATGAAGGGAACGGTTGTGGAAGAGAAAGATCAGGTTCGTGTCAAGAGGAAGACATTGCAAGCTGTGCTGGAAGAGTGCCAGAGAGCTCTCGAATTGCTTAGTAACTGCGAAGATGGAACCGACGATGACGATGAAGACGGCGAAGGTAAACATGAAGTGAACCATCAAGGAGAACTCAACGGCGTCGATCTTAGCAGAGATCAAGAAGCCGATGAG TTGTGTGATCTTCTCAAATCTAGAGTTCAATGCCCCGACTTTCTTGAAAAGCTAGAGTGTGCTCAGGTACCAGTTCCAGAAAACATTGCCG AAGATGGTAGTTCTTGGGACATGGTCAACCCAAATGATCTTTGGGGAGATGAAAATGGTGATTTGGATCAAGAAGATTATGTTCTCGTCAGGCAGGATGATATAGTAGAAGGAATTGCATGTTTTATGGCTGCGTATTTGCTGTCCCTTAAACAGACCAAG GACTTGAGCCCCAATCAACTTCAGCAAG CACTGAGCAAGACCTTCtctgtgaaaaagaaaaagggaaagctTCGAAAAGCTTGGGATGGAAGCAAAGTCATTTATAATGTGGCATCTTGGGGGGCAACTGCAATTGG GATATACCAAAACCCCTTACTTATGAGAGCCGCCTCGAAAGCCTTCTGGACTTCTTGCGAGGTAATATCAAAGCTTCTCTGA
- the LOC107957530 gene encoding uncharacterized protein isoform X2 — MEAEEMKGTVVEEKDQVRVKRKTLQAVLEECQRALELLSNCEDGTDDDDEDGEGKHEVNHQGELNGVDLSRDQEADELCDLLKSRVQCPDFLEKLECAQVPVPENIADGSSWDMVNPNDLWGDENGDLDQEDYVLVRQDDIVEGIACFMAAYLLSLKQTKDLSPNQLQQALSKTFSVKKKKGKLRKAWDGSKVIYNVASWGATAIGIYQNPLLMRAASKAFWTSCEVISKLL, encoded by the exons ATGGAAGCGGAGGAGATGAAGGGAACGGTTGTGGAAGAGAAAGATCAGGTTCGTGTCAAGAGGAAGACATTGCAAGCTGTGCTGGAAGAGTGCCAGAGAGCTCTCGAATTGCTTAGTAACTGCGAAGATGGAACCGACGATGACGATGAAGACGGCGAAGGTAAACATGAAGTGAACCATCAAGGAGAACTCAACGGCGTCGATCTTAGCAGAGATCAAGAAGCCGATGAG TTGTGTGATCTTCTCAAATCTAGAGTTCAATGCCCCGACTTTCTTGAAAAGCTAGAGTGTGCTCAGGTACCAGTTCCAGAAAACATTGCCG ATGGTAGTTCTTGGGACATGGTCAACCCAAATGATCTTTGGGGAGATGAAAATGGTGATTTGGATCAAGAAGATTATGTTCTCGTCAGGCAGGATGATATAGTAGAAGGAATTGCATGTTTTATGGCTGCGTATTTGCTGTCCCTTAAACAGACCAAG GACTTGAGCCCCAATCAACTTCAGCAAG CACTGAGCAAGACCTTCtctgtgaaaaagaaaaagggaaagctTCGAAAAGCTTGGGATGGAAGCAAAGTCATTTATAATGTGGCATCTTGGGGGGCAACTGCAATTGG GATATACCAAAACCCCTTACTTATGAGAGCCGCCTCGAAAGCCTTCTGGACTTCTTGCGAGGTAATATCAAAGCTTCTCTGA